TAGACACGCACAGCACAGAGAAATGCCATAAGCAATTCAATTCTAGGAGGACGTTGAGAgattatttgttctttttcaaaTGTGTCTAAGACTGGCCTGCAAATGGTACTACTAATCTGAAGCAGTCTACTTAACATCAAGTTTTCCGTCTGATAGAGAAAGTTAACAGGGAGCACTGTTATGACACTTCCAAAACCTGCTACGCGACAACTAAGTCTAGCAGAAGAACACGCAACTGTGTATCTAAGGTTGCAGTCTGTACAAGTCAAAATGCATTCCGTATTACACTCACATTCGATTTTGAGAATTTAATGATGTCTTCTGATAGTCAAAccaaatgaataaacaaaaatgaaaaaaaaaaactgcaggTTGCAGAATCCCCAATAATAAACAAATCTGTCGATTCAAAactcagaaaaagaaatttgcagTACCTGTATAGTTGAGGGCACTATAATTCTCCAACAAGACCATCTCCCCATGGAAATCGACAATCTCCTTCCTAATCTTCATCATCTCTTCATTAGAATCCTTGGCCTTTCCCATTCTATCCTGTAATTCCTGTGATAACCCACAATACAAACAACATCAGTCATCAAACTCCTCTTAGTCTGAAAGAGGTGGCACTACAATCAGCATCACACAATAACCCAACAACATTTCCCTATTGCCCAACTTTTGACTAGAGAATCCAAGTATTCATGGCGTTTCATGTGGCAACAGTGAGCATCTCAACATCTGAACAGGTGCTGAATGCTTGAACTTTCCAAGCCATTTCATGGTTCTCTAGATCCAAGATTTAAATATGCATCGTGCATGAGAGCGGGATGCACGGTCTGTCTACATGCATGattctaaaaaatcaattgaataaACGAGAATTTGTCGCAATTCAAGATCGACATGTGTTACAGGCGAAAAGTGTGACGTGGCAGCAGTTTATAGGTACACATCCCGGATCATACATACATACTTACACACATAGCCAGAGGaacttaataaataaataaataaataaaacgagATTAGATTGGTCGCCGCCGCCTCTCGTGTCGGCTAATCTGTCGTCTCAGTCAGACGTCGCGTGCTTTGACCACTAAGTAAAATACACATTCCGTCAATGACATGTCTCACTTGGATGATCCCAAAACCACGCAACTTCTAAGTACCCAAATCTCTCTAAGCACATAGAGCAACTATGCACATCTCGTGTCATAAACAGTATCACTATACACGATCTGAACTAAATAAACATGTGGCAACGGTCGATAGACAAAAATAATTACCATTACCCATGGATAAAGCAAGATAGATCAGTCAGAGACTCACGGAATATCTTGCGTCAGCTAATCTGTCGTCTCAGTCAGCTccacattatatatataaatatatatattattggatCATAATATGGCATATGCCTCGATAATCTAGCGAAATATACTTACAAAAGGACACGGGCACTCCGCAATTTCACGTATCACCCCTAACCCAAATTGCGCAAGCCCAAACTAAGGCGCGCGTGCAAAAGCGCACCACGCGACGAATCCGGCCCCACCAGAGGCGGGACTGGGCATATTAGTCACAACATTTCGTCAGCTAATCTGTGGTCCCAGTCAGCTCGACATTATATATTTTAACCTTACCTTATTCAAAGAAGTACCATGACCACTAAAGTGTAACATGACCCTTTCGACAAGTTGCTCGTTTCCAAACTACGAGGTAATTTCCTACATTAAACTTCCTAACTAAGAATCTTAGTTAAAAGATCAATAACGGACAAAACGACCGACCAAAAGCCATAAAGGCTGTAACTTTCCGAGGAGGTAAAGACGATTCCACGACGATTCAAGCGCTAATCATGTCTAGAATTGCACGATCCTGTTCCAAAGATTGCGTTTTCCATCACTAGGACAATTCAAACGATTGTAGGATCACGAATCGGCTCGTTTTCACATGTCGATAGGCAAATCAATCGCATCCGACGAGACGGATCGGACGGAACGAAACAGGGAAACCGAAAATTCGCGGTAATCGATGCGCGGATCAAGCGAACGAAGAGCAGACGGATCCAATCGACAGGAAAACCGGAAAACAGGGAAGCAAGGCCGGCCGAGAGTACCTTCAATTTGATGATgtactcctcctccttctcgacgaagaagaaattgaacttCTCCAGCTCGGCCTCCAGCAACCGGATGAACTCCACCTCCTCCTTCGTCATGCCCTCGGCCGCCCCTCCGGCCGCGGCCGCCGCCTCGGCGCCCCCGCCGGCCGCGACCGCCTCCGCCGCGTCGAGGCGGGGGCGCTTGGCGGGGCGGTCGGCGCCCTTGGGTTCGATGAGCTTCAGCTTCTTCTTGAGGTCCTTGTAGGACAGGAACTTCTCGCGCCACTCCGGCAGCGTCTCCTCGATCTGGTTGCTGAGGCTCTTGCCGAATTTCATGGCCGCCGCCGGCGCCGGTGAGAATCCCCTTCTCCGACGAAAGGAAGGAAGGGAAGCAAAAACgcagaaagcgagagagagagagagaggggaaaaatcGGTTATTTTTCCGGCGGGGAGGAAAGGGGAGGCGAGAAGCGAGAATCGAGAGATAATGAGAGAGGAACGGCGGACGTTGAGGAAAGGGTGATTTTAATGGCGAAAGAAGACGCGAATATTCGTCAATTTGTGCCAAGGAATATCCTACTATTTTCGTAAAAACACCATCCCTCCCGAAAaagtaatttaattaaataaccTTTTCCAATTTTCTCCCCCCTCCCCCCCGGCTTTTCCGAAAGTGGTTCCCGGCGCCTCGCGGAATGCC
This genomic stretch from Eucalyptus grandis isolate ANBG69807.140 chromosome 3, ASM1654582v1, whole genome shotgun sequence harbors:
- the LOC104436692 gene encoding SPX domain-containing protein 1 isoform X1, which produces MKFGKSLSNQIEETLPEWREKFLSYKDLKKKLKLIEPKGADRPAKRPRLDAAEAVAAGGGAEAAAAAGGAAEGMTKEEVEFIRLLEAELEKFNFFFVEKEEEYIIKLKELQDRMGKAKDSNEEMMKIRKEIVDFHGEMVLLENYSALNYTGLVKILKKYDKRTGALIRLPFIQRVLQQPFFTTDMIYMLVKECEKMIDQLFPANDPPPPSAEEPRTDDSSLDPTTSASTNTDGVLRVPKDLAEIEHMKGLYMKSTISALRVLKEIRSKSSTVSVFSLPPLQLSGVEEAWKKVPLREQEAK